A genomic window from Streptomyces broussonetiae includes:
- a CDS encoding WGR domain-containing protein, producing the protein MSTASAVSTTYLELSQEGGGAHKFYEVSVDGLVVTVRYGRIGAAGQLQTTTFPTAEKARAAAARKVGEKVRKGYAPAVQGQRAPRAVTRRQIGSAPSTARAVAPVLWRFRTGSAAFGIHVDDERCWVGNQAGDVYTLDHEGAVLARFSLPDGVKCLVADDFWIYAGCDDGKVYDLSSKLPFAAYDIAADVDIFWLDIHEGVLDVSDRAGRLTVIDHEDEHQWSRRSQGEHAWMVRADDRAVYHGHHRGVTAYAPDGGGELWHTATSGSVLFGWQEDDAVYAGTGHRVVQRLSKATGRIEATYACDGAVYSCATSPGGRFVFAGDAASSVYCFDQDGTRLWKLGTGGGSALSMQYSDERLYLVTTDGSLVCVDASEAAIAAAQQGTVPVARDVKLAAALPTYAPATAAAAVATVAQAPAGAVVVECVQQGGRLRMQVVSGGYDTSWNVQFPRAIREPGARYVVDALHPAAGGFYRVRGDIRRLL; encoded by the coding sequence ATGTCCACGGCGTCCGCGGTGTCGACGACGTATCTGGAGCTGTCGCAGGAGGGCGGCGGAGCCCACAAGTTCTACGAGGTGAGCGTCGACGGCCTCGTGGTGACCGTGCGTTATGGCAGGATCGGCGCGGCCGGACAGCTCCAGACCACGACGTTCCCGACCGCCGAGAAGGCAAGGGCCGCCGCCGCGAGGAAGGTGGGGGAGAAGGTCCGCAAGGGATACGCCCCGGCGGTCCAGGGACAGCGTGCCCCGCGCGCGGTGACCCGGCGTCAGATCGGCTCGGCCCCGTCGACCGCGCGGGCGGTGGCGCCGGTGCTGTGGCGGTTCCGCACCGGCTCCGCCGCCTTCGGCATCCACGTCGACGACGAGCGCTGCTGGGTGGGCAACCAGGCGGGTGACGTCTACACCCTGGACCACGAGGGCGCCGTCCTGGCCCGGTTCAGCCTGCCGGACGGAGTCAAGTGCCTGGTCGCCGACGACTTCTGGATCTACGCGGGCTGCGACGACGGCAAGGTCTACGACCTCTCCTCCAAGCTGCCGTTCGCTGCGTACGACATCGCCGCCGACGTGGACATCTTCTGGCTGGACATCCACGAGGGCGTGCTCGACGTCTCGGACCGCGCGGGCCGGCTGACCGTCATCGACCACGAGGACGAGCACCAGTGGTCCCGCCGCAGCCAGGGCGAGCACGCCTGGATGGTGCGGGCCGACGACCGGGCCGTGTACCACGGTCACCACAGGGGCGTGACGGCCTACGCCCCGGACGGCGGCGGCGAGTTGTGGCACACGGCCACCAGCGGCAGCGTGCTCTTCGGCTGGCAGGAGGACGATGCCGTCTACGCGGGCACCGGACACCGCGTGGTCCAACGGTTGTCGAAGGCGACGGGCAGGATCGAGGCGACGTACGCGTGCGACGGCGCGGTGTACTCGTGCGCCACCTCGCCGGGCGGACGATTCGTCTTCGCCGGGGACGCCGCCTCATCCGTCTACTGCTTCGACCAGGACGGCACGCGGCTGTGGAAGCTCGGCACCGGCGGTGGCTCGGCGCTGTCGATGCAGTACAGCGACGAGCGGCTGTACTTGGTGACCACCGACGGCTCACTGGTGTGTGTCGACGCGAGCGAGGCTGCCATCGCCGCGGCCCAGCAGGGCACGGTGCCGGTGGCGCGGGACGTCAAGCTCGCCGCCGCCCTTCCGACCTACGCACCCGCCACCGCCGCGGCCGCGGTGGCCACCGTTGCCCAGGCTCCCGCAGGAGCGGTCGTCGTCGAGTGCGTCCAGCAGGGCGGCCGGCTGCGCATGCAGGTGGTGTCCGGGGGCTACGACACCTCCTGGAACGTCCAGTTCCCGCGCGCGATACGGGAACCGGGCGCCCGCTACGTCGTGGACGCCCTGCACCCCGCGGCCGGCGGCTTCTACCGAGTCCGCGGCGACATCCGCCGCCTGCTGTGA
- a CDS encoding glycerol-3-phosphate dehydrogenase/oxidase, with the protein MSHTRTDAGASLNARRRTRELTEATDGRVVDVLVVGLGATGAGAALDAAARGLDVVAVDAHDLAFGTSRWSSKLIHGGLRYLASAQFDVAHESAVERGVLMTRTAPHLVAAQPFVLPLTPLVSRTQASLAWAGFRAGDVLRLAARTPRQVLPAPRRLTATEARHLAPSVRPAGLRGGLLSWDGKVSDDVRLVTALARTAAARGARVLTRVRALDLTGAGARIRDELTGEEGEIRARAVINASGVWAGDLVEGIRIRPSRGTHLVLRSERLGTLPAGLHIPIPGETNRFVLVLPQGDGRVYVGLTDEPVEGGIPDVPEVPETDIGFLLDVLGSVLDTPVTRDEVVGAFAGLRPLLDTSGGAGPAGDTARTSDISRRHAVLTSPDGVTTIVGGKLTTYRRMAQDAVDAATAARGLPTTPSPTAALPLVGAAAPARLGALAAPPRLVRRYGTEAEAVHALAAKDPALAEPVLPGHPVTRAELLWAVRHEGALDESDLLDRRTRIGLVPQDRAEALTAARDALAQTASVRP; encoded by the coding sequence ATGAGCCACACCAGGACCGACGCCGGCGCCTCCCTCAACGCCCGCCGGCGGACCCGGGAACTGACCGAAGCCACGGACGGCCGGGTGGTGGACGTCCTGGTCGTCGGGCTCGGCGCGACCGGGGCCGGAGCCGCGCTGGACGCGGCGGCCCGCGGGCTGGACGTCGTCGCCGTGGACGCCCACGACCTGGCCTTCGGCACCTCCCGCTGGAGTTCGAAGCTCATCCACGGCGGGCTGCGCTATCTGGCGTCCGCGCAGTTCGACGTCGCGCACGAGAGCGCGGTCGAGCGCGGGGTGCTGATGACGCGTACGGCCCCGCACCTGGTGGCCGCCCAGCCGTTCGTCCTGCCGCTGACCCCGTTGGTGTCCCGCACCCAGGCCTCGCTGGCCTGGGCCGGTTTCCGCGCCGGGGACGTGCTGCGGCTGGCCGCCCGGACCCCGCGCCAGGTGCTGCCCGCCCCGCGTCGGCTCACGGCGACGGAGGCCCGCCATCTGGCGCCCTCGGTCCGCCCGGCCGGGCTGCGCGGCGGGCTGCTGTCCTGGGACGGCAAGGTGAGCGACGACGTCCGGCTGGTCACCGCCCTGGCCCGGACGGCCGCCGCGCGCGGGGCCCGGGTGCTGACCCGGGTCAGGGCACTGGACCTGACCGGCGCCGGTGCCCGGATCCGTGACGAACTCACCGGCGAGGAGGGCGAGATCAGGGCCCGCGCCGTCATCAACGCGAGCGGGGTGTGGGCGGGCGATCTCGTCGAGGGCATCCGGATCCGGCCGTCCCGCGGCACCCATCTGGTCCTGCGCTCGGAGCGGCTCGGCACCCTGCCGGCCGGCCTGCATATCCCGATCCCCGGCGAGACCAACCGCTTCGTCCTGGTCCTGCCCCAGGGCGACGGCCGGGTCTACGTCGGTCTCACCGACGAGCCGGTCGAGGGCGGGATCCCTGATGTCCCGGAGGTGCCCGAGACCGACATCGGCTTCCTGCTGGACGTCCTCGGCTCGGTCCTGGACACACCGGTGACCCGCGACGAGGTCGTCGGCGCCTTCGCCGGGCTGCGCCCGCTGCTGGACACCTCCGGCGGCGCCGGCCCGGCCGGCGATACGGCGCGCACCTCCGACATCTCCCGCCGGCACGCGGTGCTGACGTCTCCCGACGGTGTCACGACGATCGTCGGCGGCAAGCTCACCACCTACCGGCGGATGGCGCAGGACGCCGTGGACGCCGCGACCGCCGCCCGGGGCCTGCCGACCACCCCCTCCCCCACCGCCGCGCTGCCACTGGTCGGTGCCGCCGCACCGGCCCGGCTGGGCGCCCTTGCGGCACCGCCGCGGCTGGTCCGCCGCTACGGCACCGAGGCGGAGGCCGTACACGCCCTCGCGGCCAAGGATCCCGCCCTGGCCGAACCGGTGCTGCCGGGTCATCCGGTCACCCGGGCCGAACTGCTGTGGGCGGTCCGGCACGAGGGCGCCCTGGACGAGTCGGACCTGCTGGACCGGCGCACCCGCATCGGCCTGGTCCCGCAGGACCGTGCCGAGGCGCTCACCGCGGCACGGGACGCGCTGGCACAGACGGCATCCGTACGCCCCTGA
- a CDS encoding TetR/AcrR family transcriptional regulator, whose protein sequence is MTPIRHNGSDSDHVLDAVRDCVLAVGVRRTTLADVARRAGVSRMTLYRRWPDLRTLVGDLMTREWIDVATRAIPEPGAGADTRTRIVDGLVTGVEAFRAHPLFRKIVDVDPEMLLPYVLDRRGASQEALLALLADALREGHTDGSVRPAHVERQARALLLTVQSFTLSLRTMTDEDDPELDSAAFLAELRTLLERILTP, encoded by the coding sequence ATGACGCCTATTCGTCACAACGGTTCGGACAGTGATCACGTGCTCGACGCGGTACGCGACTGCGTGCTGGCCGTCGGAGTCCGCCGCACCACCCTCGCCGACGTGGCCCGCCGCGCCGGCGTCTCCCGGATGACGCTGTACCGGCGCTGGCCGGATCTGCGGACCCTGGTGGGCGATCTGATGACCCGTGAGTGGATCGACGTGGCCACCCGGGCGATCCCCGAGCCCGGTGCCGGCGCGGACACCCGCACCCGGATCGTGGACGGACTGGTCACGGGCGTCGAGGCGTTCCGGGCACATCCCCTCTTCCGCAAGATCGTCGACGTCGATCCGGAGATGTTGTTGCCGTACGTGCTCGACCGGCGCGGGGCGAGCCAGGAGGCGCTGCTGGCGCTGCTGGCCGACGCGCTGCGCGAGGGCCACACGGACGGCTCCGTGCGCCCCGCCCATGTCGAACGGCAGGCCCGCGCGCTGCTGTTGACCGTGCAGTCCTTCACCCTGTCCCTGCGCACCATGACCGACGAGGACGATCCGGAGCTGGACTCCGCCGCTTTCCTCGCCGAGCTGCGCACCCTCCTGGAGAGGATCCTCACGCCATGA